In Pogoniulus pusillus isolate bPogPus1 chromosome 41, bPogPus1.pri, whole genome shotgun sequence, a genomic segment contains:
- the CRTC1 gene encoding CREB-regulated transcription coactivator 1 isoform X6 yields the protein MAASNNPRKFSEKIALHNQKQAEETAAFEEVMKDLSLTRAHRLQLQKTQYLQLGQSRGQYYGGSLPNVNQIGNSAMDLPFQHNGALAEALGAVPVSLTPFQSSGLDTSRTTRHHGLVDRVYRDRNRLGSPHRRPLSVDKHGRQVDSCPYGTVYLSPPSDTSWRRTNSDSALHQSTMAPAQPESFTGGSQDMQQKRVLLLTVPGMEEPTSEADKTLSKQGWDTKKTGSSRPKSCEVPGINIFPSADQENTTALIPATHNTGGSLPDLTNIHFPSPLPTPLDPEESTFPALSSSNSTGNLAANLTHLGISTANQGMTPAAPSQHRPPAVSPLSLSADSRRPQSQQMSPTLSPLSPITQAVAMDALSLEQQLPPYPFFTQTTSQQQQQQQQPQPQVASTLPQNTPLLQSSALQRGPQLPPLSVTVPSSMPQSPPGSQTQPTMGIDINSLEQFNMIENAISSNSLYSPCSTLNYSQAAMMGLTGSHGSLQDSQQLNYSSHGNIPNIILTVTGESPPSLSKELTSSLAGVGDVSFDTDSQFPLDELKIDPLTLDGLHMLNDPDMVLTDPATEDTFRMDRL from the exons ttacAGCTGCAGAAAACCCAGTACCTGCAACTGGGCCAGAGCCGTGGCCAGTACTATGGTGGCTCCCTGCCAAACGTCAACCAGATTGGGAACAGTGCCATGGATCTCCCCTTCCAG CACAACGGAGCTCTGGCAGAAGCCCTGGGAGCGGTTCCTGTCTCTTTG ACTCCCTTTCAGTCGTCGGGGCTGGACACCAGCAGGACCACTCGGCACCATGGGCTGGTGGACAGAGTGTACCGGGACAGGAACCGCCTGGGCTCGCCGCACCGCCGCCCGCTCTCCGTGGACAAGCACGGCAGGCAG GTGGACAGCTGTCCCTATGGCACTGTGTACCTGTCCCCTCCGTCAGACaccagctggagaag GACAAATTCTGACTCTGCTTTGCACCAGAGCACCATGGCACCGGCCCAGCCTGAGTCCTTCACGGGAGGGTCACAGGACATGCAGCAGAAAAGAG TTTTGTTACTGACTGTCcctgggatggaggaacccacctctgaggcagacaaaacccTCTCTAAACAGGGATGGGACACTAAAAAG ACTGGGTCATCGAGACCTAAATCTTGTGAAGTTCCAGGAATCAA CATCTTCCCATCAGCTGACCAGGAGAACACTACAGCCCTGATCCCTGCCACGCACAACACCGGCGGCTCCCTGCCAGACCTGACTAACATccacttcccttcccctctcccaacACCCTTGGATCCTGAGGAATCCACATTCCCAGCCCTGAGTAGCTCCAACAGCACTGGGAATCTTGCTGCCAACCTGACTCACTTGGGCATCAGCACTGCCAATCAGG GAATGACGCCGGCAGCACCCTCCCAGCACCGCCCGCCCGCCGTCAGCCCTCTCTCCTTGAGCGCAGACTCCAGGCGACcccagtcccagcagatgtctccTACACTGTCCCCTCTGTCCCCAATCACTCAG GCCGTGGCCATGGATGCTTTGtctctggagcagcagcttccccCCTACCCTTTTTTTACCCAGACAACAtcccagcagcaacagcagcagcagcaaccacagccccaggtggccagcaccctGCCTCAGAacactcctctgctgcagagctctgccttgcAACGAggccctcagctgcccccactCTCTGTCACGGTGCCCTCCTCCATGCCCCAGTCCCCACCGGGCAGCCAGACCCAGCCAACCATGGGCATCGACATCAACTCG ctggagcagttcAACATGATCGAGAATGCCATCAGCTCCAACAGCCTCTACAGCCCCTGCTCCACCCTCAACTACTCCCAGGCAGCCATGATGGGACTCACAGGCAGCCACGGCAGCCTGCAGGACTCGCAGCAGCTCAACTACTCCAGCCATGGGAACATCCCCAACATCATTCTGACAG TGACAGGAGAGTCTCCCCCCAGCTTATCAAAAGAACTGACCAGCTccttggcaggggtgggggacgTCAGCTTCGACACGGATTCCCAGTTCCCTCTGGATGAACTCAAAATTGACCCTTTGACCTTGGATGGGCTGCACATGCTGAACGACCCAGACATGGTCCTGACCGACCCCGCCACAGAGGACACCTTCCGGATGGATCGGCTGTGA
- the CRTC1 gene encoding CREB-regulated transcription coactivator 1 isoform X4 yields the protein MAASNNPRKFSEKIALHNQKQAEETAAFEEVMKDLSLTRAHRLQLQKTQYLQLGQSRGQYYGGSLPNVNQIGNSAMDLPFQHNGALAEALGAVPVSLTPFQSSGLDTSRTTRHHGLVDRVYRDRNRLGSPHRRPLSVDKHGRQVDSCPYGTVYLSPPSDTSWRRTNSDSALHQSTMAPAQPESFTGGSQDMQQKRVLLLTVPGMEEPTSEADKTLSKQGWDTKKTGSSRPKSCEVPGINIFPSADQENTTALIPATHNTGGSLPDLTNIHFPSPLPTPLDPEESTFPALSSSNSTGNLAANLTHLGISTANQGMTPAAPSQHRPPAVSPLSLSADSRRPQSQQMSPTLSPLSPITQAVAMDALSLEQQLPPYPFFTQTTSQQQQQQQQPQPQVASTLPQNTPLLQSSALQRGPQLPPLSVTVPSSMPQSPPGSQTQPTMGIDINSHSSILGSVFGDSYYDQQMTARQANALSHQLEQFNMIENAISSNSLYSPCSTLNYSQAAMMGLTGSHGSLQDSQQLNYSSHGNIPNIILTVTGESPPSLSKELTSSLAGVGDVSFDTDSQFPLDELKIDPLTLDGLHMLNDPDMVLTDPATEDTFRMDRL from the exons ttacAGCTGCAGAAAACCCAGTACCTGCAACTGGGCCAGAGCCGTGGCCAGTACTATGGTGGCTCCCTGCCAAACGTCAACCAGATTGGGAACAGTGCCATGGATCTCCCCTTCCAG CACAACGGAGCTCTGGCAGAAGCCCTGGGAGCGGTTCCTGTCTCTTTG ACTCCCTTTCAGTCGTCGGGGCTGGACACCAGCAGGACCACTCGGCACCATGGGCTGGTGGACAGAGTGTACCGGGACAGGAACCGCCTGGGCTCGCCGCACCGCCGCCCGCTCTCCGTGGACAAGCACGGCAGGCAG GTGGACAGCTGTCCCTATGGCACTGTGTACCTGTCCCCTCCGTCAGACaccagctggagaag GACAAATTCTGACTCTGCTTTGCACCAGAGCACCATGGCACCGGCCCAGCCTGAGTCCTTCACGGGAGGGTCACAGGACATGCAGCAGAAAAGAG TTTTGTTACTGACTGTCcctgggatggaggaacccacctctgaggcagacaaaacccTCTCTAAACAGGGATGGGACACTAAAAAG ACTGGGTCATCGAGACCTAAATCTTGTGAAGTTCCAGGAATCAA CATCTTCCCATCAGCTGACCAGGAGAACACTACAGCCCTGATCCCTGCCACGCACAACACCGGCGGCTCCCTGCCAGACCTGACTAACATccacttcccttcccctctcccaacACCCTTGGATCCTGAGGAATCCACATTCCCAGCCCTGAGTAGCTCCAACAGCACTGGGAATCTTGCTGCCAACCTGACTCACTTGGGCATCAGCACTGCCAATCAGG GAATGACGCCGGCAGCACCCTCCCAGCACCGCCCGCCCGCCGTCAGCCCTCTCTCCTTGAGCGCAGACTCCAGGCGACcccagtcccagcagatgtctccTACACTGTCCCCTCTGTCCCCAATCACTCAG GCCGTGGCCATGGATGCTTTGtctctggagcagcagcttccccCCTACCCTTTTTTTACCCAGACAACAtcccagcagcaacagcagcagcagcaaccacagccccaggtggccagcaccctGCCTCAGAacactcctctgctgcagagctctgccttgcAACGAggccctcagctgcccccactCTCTGTCACGGTGCCCTCCTCCATGCCCCAGTCCCCACCGGGCAGCCAGACCCAGCCAACCATGGGCATCGACATCAACTCG cattCTTCCATTCTGGGGAGTGTATTTGGTGACTCCTATTATGATCAGCAGATGACAGCTAGGCAGGCTAATGCCCTATCCCATCAG ctggagcagttcAACATGATCGAGAATGCCATCAGCTCCAACAGCCTCTACAGCCCCTGCTCCACCCTCAACTACTCCCAGGCAGCCATGATGGGACTCACAGGCAGCCACGGCAGCCTGCAGGACTCGCAGCAGCTCAACTACTCCAGCCATGGGAACATCCCCAACATCATTCTGACAG TGACAGGAGAGTCTCCCCCCAGCTTATCAAAAGAACTGACCAGCTccttggcaggggtgggggacgTCAGCTTCGACACGGATTCCCAGTTCCCTCTGGATGAACTCAAAATTGACCCTTTGACCTTGGATGGGCTGCACATGCTGAACGACCCAGACATGGTCCTGACCGACCCCGCCACAGAGGACACCTTCCGGATGGATCGGCTGTGA
- the CRTC1 gene encoding CREB-regulated transcription coactivator 1 isoform X3, which translates to MAASNNPRKFSEKIALHNQKQAEETAAFEEVMKDLSLTRAHRLQLQKTQYLQLGQSRGQYYGGSLPNVNQIGNSAMDLPFQHNGALAEALGAVPVSLTPFQSSGLDTSRTTRHHGLVDRVYRDRNRLGSPHRRPLSVDKHGRQVDSCPYGTVYLSPPSDTSWRRTNSDSALHQSTMAPAQPESFTGGSQDMQQKRVLLLTVPGMEEPTSEADKTLSKQGWDTKKTGSSRPKSCEVPGINIFPSADQENTTALIPATHNTGGSLPDLTNIHFPSPLPTPLDPEESTFPALSSSNSTGNLAANLTHLGISTANQGMTPAAPSQHRPPAVSPLSLSADSRRPQSQQMSPTLSPLSPITQAVAMDALSLEQQLPPYPFFTQTTSQQQQQQQQPQPQVASTLPQNTPLLQSSALQRGPQLPPLSVTVPSSMPQSPPGSQTQPTMGIDINSASLQQYRSSAGSPANQSPTSPVSNQGFSPGSSPQLEQFNMIENAISSNSLYSPCSTLNYSQAAMMGLTGSHGSLQDSQQLNYSSHGNIPNIILTVTGESPPSLSKELTSSLAGVGDVSFDTDSQFPLDELKIDPLTLDGLHMLNDPDMVLTDPATEDTFRMDRL; encoded by the exons ttacAGCTGCAGAAAACCCAGTACCTGCAACTGGGCCAGAGCCGTGGCCAGTACTATGGTGGCTCCCTGCCAAACGTCAACCAGATTGGGAACAGTGCCATGGATCTCCCCTTCCAG CACAACGGAGCTCTGGCAGAAGCCCTGGGAGCGGTTCCTGTCTCTTTG ACTCCCTTTCAGTCGTCGGGGCTGGACACCAGCAGGACCACTCGGCACCATGGGCTGGTGGACAGAGTGTACCGGGACAGGAACCGCCTGGGCTCGCCGCACCGCCGCCCGCTCTCCGTGGACAAGCACGGCAGGCAG GTGGACAGCTGTCCCTATGGCACTGTGTACCTGTCCCCTCCGTCAGACaccagctggagaag GACAAATTCTGACTCTGCTTTGCACCAGAGCACCATGGCACCGGCCCAGCCTGAGTCCTTCACGGGAGGGTCACAGGACATGCAGCAGAAAAGAG TTTTGTTACTGACTGTCcctgggatggaggaacccacctctgaggcagacaaaacccTCTCTAAACAGGGATGGGACACTAAAAAG ACTGGGTCATCGAGACCTAAATCTTGTGAAGTTCCAGGAATCAA CATCTTCCCATCAGCTGACCAGGAGAACACTACAGCCCTGATCCCTGCCACGCACAACACCGGCGGCTCCCTGCCAGACCTGACTAACATccacttcccttcccctctcccaacACCCTTGGATCCTGAGGAATCCACATTCCCAGCCCTGAGTAGCTCCAACAGCACTGGGAATCTTGCTGCCAACCTGACTCACTTGGGCATCAGCACTGCCAATCAGG GAATGACGCCGGCAGCACCCTCCCAGCACCGCCCGCCCGCCGTCAGCCCTCTCTCCTTGAGCGCAGACTCCAGGCGACcccagtcccagcagatgtctccTACACTGTCCCCTCTGTCCCCAATCACTCAG GCCGTGGCCATGGATGCTTTGtctctggagcagcagcttccccCCTACCCTTTTTTTACCCAGACAACAtcccagcagcaacagcagcagcagcaaccacagccccaggtggccagcaccctGCCTCAGAacactcctctgctgcagagctctgccttgcAACGAggccctcagctgcccccactCTCTGTCACGGTGCCCTCCTCCATGCCCCAGTCCCCACCGGGCAGCCAGACCCAGCCAACCATGGGCATCGACATCAACTCG gcctcactccagcagtacCGCAGTAGTGCTGGCTCCCCTGCCAACCAGTCTCCCACCTCTCCTGTCTCCAATCAAGgcttctctcctggcagctccccTCAA ctggagcagttcAACATGATCGAGAATGCCATCAGCTCCAACAGCCTCTACAGCCCCTGCTCCACCCTCAACTACTCCCAGGCAGCCATGATGGGACTCACAGGCAGCCACGGCAGCCTGCAGGACTCGCAGCAGCTCAACTACTCCAGCCATGGGAACATCCCCAACATCATTCTGACAG TGACAGGAGAGTCTCCCCCCAGCTTATCAAAAGAACTGACCAGCTccttggcaggggtgggggacgTCAGCTTCGACACGGATTCCCAGTTCCCTCTGGATGAACTCAAAATTGACCCTTTGACCTTGGATGGGCTGCACATGCTGAACGACCCAGACATGGTCCTGACCGACCCCGCCACAGAGGACACCTTCCGGATGGATCGGCTGTGA
- the CRTC1 gene encoding CREB-regulated transcription coactivator 1 isoform X2 has product MAASNNPRKFSEKIALHNQKQAEETAAFEEVMKDLSLTRAHRLQLQKTQYLQLGQSRGQYYGGSLPNVNQIGNSAMDLPFQTPFQSSGLDTSRTTRHHGLVDRVYRDRNRLGSPHRRPLSVDKHGRQVDSCPYGTVYLSPPSDTSWRRTNSDSALHQSTMAPAQPESFTGGSQDMQQKRVLLLTVPGMEEPTSEADKTLSKQGWDTKKTGSSRPKSCEVPGINIFPSADQENTTALIPATHNTGGSLPDLTNIHFPSPLPTPLDPEESTFPALSSSNSTGNLAANLTHLGISTANQGMTPAAPSQHRPPAVSPLSLSADSRRPQSQQMSPTLSPLSPITQAVAMDALSLEQQLPPYPFFTQTTSQQQQQQQQPQPQVASTLPQNTPLLQSSALQRGPQLPPLSVTVPSSMPQSPPGSQTQPTMGIDINSASLQQYRSSAGSPANQSPTSPVSNQGFSPGSSPQHSSILGSVFGDSYYDQQMTARQANALSHQLEQFNMIENAISSNSLYSPCSTLNYSQAAMMGLTGSHGSLQDSQQLNYSSHGNIPNIILTVTGESPPSLSKELTSSLAGVGDVSFDTDSQFPLDELKIDPLTLDGLHMLNDPDMVLTDPATEDTFRMDRL; this is encoded by the exons ttacAGCTGCAGAAAACCCAGTACCTGCAACTGGGCCAGAGCCGTGGCCAGTACTATGGTGGCTCCCTGCCAAACGTCAACCAGATTGGGAACAGTGCCATGGATCTCCCCTTCCAG ACTCCCTTTCAGTCGTCGGGGCTGGACACCAGCAGGACCACTCGGCACCATGGGCTGGTGGACAGAGTGTACCGGGACAGGAACCGCCTGGGCTCGCCGCACCGCCGCCCGCTCTCCGTGGACAAGCACGGCAGGCAG GTGGACAGCTGTCCCTATGGCACTGTGTACCTGTCCCCTCCGTCAGACaccagctggagaag GACAAATTCTGACTCTGCTTTGCACCAGAGCACCATGGCACCGGCCCAGCCTGAGTCCTTCACGGGAGGGTCACAGGACATGCAGCAGAAAAGAG TTTTGTTACTGACTGTCcctgggatggaggaacccacctctgaggcagacaaaacccTCTCTAAACAGGGATGGGACACTAAAAAG ACTGGGTCATCGAGACCTAAATCTTGTGAAGTTCCAGGAATCAA CATCTTCCCATCAGCTGACCAGGAGAACACTACAGCCCTGATCCCTGCCACGCACAACACCGGCGGCTCCCTGCCAGACCTGACTAACATccacttcccttcccctctcccaacACCCTTGGATCCTGAGGAATCCACATTCCCAGCCCTGAGTAGCTCCAACAGCACTGGGAATCTTGCTGCCAACCTGACTCACTTGGGCATCAGCACTGCCAATCAGG GAATGACGCCGGCAGCACCCTCCCAGCACCGCCCGCCCGCCGTCAGCCCTCTCTCCTTGAGCGCAGACTCCAGGCGACcccagtcccagcagatgtctccTACACTGTCCCCTCTGTCCCCAATCACTCAG GCCGTGGCCATGGATGCTTTGtctctggagcagcagcttccccCCTACCCTTTTTTTACCCAGACAACAtcccagcagcaacagcagcagcagcaaccacagccccaggtggccagcaccctGCCTCAGAacactcctctgctgcagagctctgccttgcAACGAggccctcagctgcccccactCTCTGTCACGGTGCCCTCCTCCATGCCCCAGTCCCCACCGGGCAGCCAGACCCAGCCAACCATGGGCATCGACATCAACTCG gcctcactccagcagtacCGCAGTAGTGCTGGCTCCCCTGCCAACCAGTCTCCCACCTCTCCTGTCTCCAATCAAGgcttctctcctggcagctccccTCAA cattCTTCCATTCTGGGGAGTGTATTTGGTGACTCCTATTATGATCAGCAGATGACAGCTAGGCAGGCTAATGCCCTATCCCATCAG ctggagcagttcAACATGATCGAGAATGCCATCAGCTCCAACAGCCTCTACAGCCCCTGCTCCACCCTCAACTACTCCCAGGCAGCCATGATGGGACTCACAGGCAGCCACGGCAGCCTGCAGGACTCGCAGCAGCTCAACTACTCCAGCCATGGGAACATCCCCAACATCATTCTGACAG TGACAGGAGAGTCTCCCCCCAGCTTATCAAAAGAACTGACCAGCTccttggcaggggtgggggacgTCAGCTTCGACACGGATTCCCAGTTCCCTCTGGATGAACTCAAAATTGACCCTTTGACCTTGGATGGGCTGCACATGCTGAACGACCCAGACATGGTCCTGACCGACCCCGCCACAGAGGACACCTTCCGGATGGATCGGCTGTGA
- the CRTC1 gene encoding CREB-regulated transcription coactivator 1 isoform X5, translated as MAASNNPRKFSEKIALHNQKQAEETAAFEEVMKDLSLTRAHRLQLQKTQYLQLGQSRGQYYGGSLPNVNQIGNSAMDLPFQTPFQSSGLDTSRTTRHHGLVDRVYRDRNRLGSPHRRPLSVDKHGRQVDSCPYGTVYLSPPSDTSWRRTNSDSALHQSTMAPAQPESFTGGSQDMQQKRVLLLTVPGMEEPTSEADKTLSKQGWDTKKTGSSRPKSCEVPGINIFPSADQENTTALIPATHNTGGSLPDLTNIHFPSPLPTPLDPEESTFPALSSSNSTGNLAANLTHLGISTANQGMTPAAPSQHRPPAVSPLSLSADSRRPQSQQMSPTLSPLSPITQAVAMDALSLEQQLPPYPFFTQTTSQQQQQQQQPQPQVASTLPQNTPLLQSSALQRGPQLPPLSVTVPSSMPQSPPGSQTQPTMGIDINSASLQQYRSSAGSPANQSPTSPVSNQGFSPGSSPQLEQFNMIENAISSNSLYSPCSTLNYSQAAMMGLTGSHGSLQDSQQLNYSSHGNIPNIILTVTGESPPSLSKELTSSLAGVGDVSFDTDSQFPLDELKIDPLTLDGLHMLNDPDMVLTDPATEDTFRMDRL; from the exons ttacAGCTGCAGAAAACCCAGTACCTGCAACTGGGCCAGAGCCGTGGCCAGTACTATGGTGGCTCCCTGCCAAACGTCAACCAGATTGGGAACAGTGCCATGGATCTCCCCTTCCAG ACTCCCTTTCAGTCGTCGGGGCTGGACACCAGCAGGACCACTCGGCACCATGGGCTGGTGGACAGAGTGTACCGGGACAGGAACCGCCTGGGCTCGCCGCACCGCCGCCCGCTCTCCGTGGACAAGCACGGCAGGCAG GTGGACAGCTGTCCCTATGGCACTGTGTACCTGTCCCCTCCGTCAGACaccagctggagaag GACAAATTCTGACTCTGCTTTGCACCAGAGCACCATGGCACCGGCCCAGCCTGAGTCCTTCACGGGAGGGTCACAGGACATGCAGCAGAAAAGAG TTTTGTTACTGACTGTCcctgggatggaggaacccacctctgaggcagacaaaacccTCTCTAAACAGGGATGGGACACTAAAAAG ACTGGGTCATCGAGACCTAAATCTTGTGAAGTTCCAGGAATCAA CATCTTCCCATCAGCTGACCAGGAGAACACTACAGCCCTGATCCCTGCCACGCACAACACCGGCGGCTCCCTGCCAGACCTGACTAACATccacttcccttcccctctcccaacACCCTTGGATCCTGAGGAATCCACATTCCCAGCCCTGAGTAGCTCCAACAGCACTGGGAATCTTGCTGCCAACCTGACTCACTTGGGCATCAGCACTGCCAATCAGG GAATGACGCCGGCAGCACCCTCCCAGCACCGCCCGCCCGCCGTCAGCCCTCTCTCCTTGAGCGCAGACTCCAGGCGACcccagtcccagcagatgtctccTACACTGTCCCCTCTGTCCCCAATCACTCAG GCCGTGGCCATGGATGCTTTGtctctggagcagcagcttccccCCTACCCTTTTTTTACCCAGACAACAtcccagcagcaacagcagcagcagcaaccacagccccaggtggccagcaccctGCCTCAGAacactcctctgctgcagagctctgccttgcAACGAggccctcagctgcccccactCTCTGTCACGGTGCCCTCCTCCATGCCCCAGTCCCCACCGGGCAGCCAGACCCAGCCAACCATGGGCATCGACATCAACTCG gcctcactccagcagtacCGCAGTAGTGCTGGCTCCCCTGCCAACCAGTCTCCCACCTCTCCTGTCTCCAATCAAGgcttctctcctggcagctccccTCAA ctggagcagttcAACATGATCGAGAATGCCATCAGCTCCAACAGCCTCTACAGCCCCTGCTCCACCCTCAACTACTCCCAGGCAGCCATGATGGGACTCACAGGCAGCCACGGCAGCCTGCAGGACTCGCAGCAGCTCAACTACTCCAGCCATGGGAACATCCCCAACATCATTCTGACAG TGACAGGAGAGTCTCCCCCCAGCTTATCAAAAGAACTGACCAGCTccttggcaggggtgggggacgTCAGCTTCGACACGGATTCCCAGTTCCCTCTGGATGAACTCAAAATTGACCCTTTGACCTTGGATGGGCTGCACATGCTGAACGACCCAGACATGGTCCTGACCGACCCCGCCACAGAGGACACCTTCCGGATGGATCGGCTGTGA
- the CRTC1 gene encoding CREB-regulated transcription coactivator 1 isoform X1, with protein MAASNNPRKFSEKIALHNQKQAEETAAFEEVMKDLSLTRAHRLQLQKTQYLQLGQSRGQYYGGSLPNVNQIGNSAMDLPFQHNGALAEALGAVPVSLTPFQSSGLDTSRTTRHHGLVDRVYRDRNRLGSPHRRPLSVDKHGRQVDSCPYGTVYLSPPSDTSWRRTNSDSALHQSTMAPAQPESFTGGSQDMQQKRVLLLTVPGMEEPTSEADKTLSKQGWDTKKTGSSRPKSCEVPGINIFPSADQENTTALIPATHNTGGSLPDLTNIHFPSPLPTPLDPEESTFPALSSSNSTGNLAANLTHLGISTANQGMTPAAPSQHRPPAVSPLSLSADSRRPQSQQMSPTLSPLSPITQAVAMDALSLEQQLPPYPFFTQTTSQQQQQQQQPQPQVASTLPQNTPLLQSSALQRGPQLPPLSVTVPSSMPQSPPGSQTQPTMGIDINSASLQQYRSSAGSPANQSPTSPVSNQGFSPGSSPQHSSILGSVFGDSYYDQQMTARQANALSHQLEQFNMIENAISSNSLYSPCSTLNYSQAAMMGLTGSHGSLQDSQQLNYSSHGNIPNIILTVTGESPPSLSKELTSSLAGVGDVSFDTDSQFPLDELKIDPLTLDGLHMLNDPDMVLTDPATEDTFRMDRL; from the exons ttacAGCTGCAGAAAACCCAGTACCTGCAACTGGGCCAGAGCCGTGGCCAGTACTATGGTGGCTCCCTGCCAAACGTCAACCAGATTGGGAACAGTGCCATGGATCTCCCCTTCCAG CACAACGGAGCTCTGGCAGAAGCCCTGGGAGCGGTTCCTGTCTCTTTG ACTCCCTTTCAGTCGTCGGGGCTGGACACCAGCAGGACCACTCGGCACCATGGGCTGGTGGACAGAGTGTACCGGGACAGGAACCGCCTGGGCTCGCCGCACCGCCGCCCGCTCTCCGTGGACAAGCACGGCAGGCAG GTGGACAGCTGTCCCTATGGCACTGTGTACCTGTCCCCTCCGTCAGACaccagctggagaag GACAAATTCTGACTCTGCTTTGCACCAGAGCACCATGGCACCGGCCCAGCCTGAGTCCTTCACGGGAGGGTCACAGGACATGCAGCAGAAAAGAG TTTTGTTACTGACTGTCcctgggatggaggaacccacctctgaggcagacaaaacccTCTCTAAACAGGGATGGGACACTAAAAAG ACTGGGTCATCGAGACCTAAATCTTGTGAAGTTCCAGGAATCAA CATCTTCCCATCAGCTGACCAGGAGAACACTACAGCCCTGATCCCTGCCACGCACAACACCGGCGGCTCCCTGCCAGACCTGACTAACATccacttcccttcccctctcccaacACCCTTGGATCCTGAGGAATCCACATTCCCAGCCCTGAGTAGCTCCAACAGCACTGGGAATCTTGCTGCCAACCTGACTCACTTGGGCATCAGCACTGCCAATCAGG GAATGACGCCGGCAGCACCCTCCCAGCACCGCCCGCCCGCCGTCAGCCCTCTCTCCTTGAGCGCAGACTCCAGGCGACcccagtcccagcagatgtctccTACACTGTCCCCTCTGTCCCCAATCACTCAG GCCGTGGCCATGGATGCTTTGtctctggagcagcagcttccccCCTACCCTTTTTTTACCCAGACAACAtcccagcagcaacagcagcagcagcaaccacagccccaggtggccagcaccctGCCTCAGAacactcctctgctgcagagctctgccttgcAACGAggccctcagctgcccccactCTCTGTCACGGTGCCCTCCTCCATGCCCCAGTCCCCACCGGGCAGCCAGACCCAGCCAACCATGGGCATCGACATCAACTCG gcctcactccagcagtacCGCAGTAGTGCTGGCTCCCCTGCCAACCAGTCTCCCACCTCTCCTGTCTCCAATCAAGgcttctctcctggcagctccccTCAA cattCTTCCATTCTGGGGAGTGTATTTGGTGACTCCTATTATGATCAGCAGATGACAGCTAGGCAGGCTAATGCCCTATCCCATCAG ctggagcagttcAACATGATCGAGAATGCCATCAGCTCCAACAGCCTCTACAGCCCCTGCTCCACCCTCAACTACTCCCAGGCAGCCATGATGGGACTCACAGGCAGCCACGGCAGCCTGCAGGACTCGCAGCAGCTCAACTACTCCAGCCATGGGAACATCCCCAACATCATTCTGACAG TGACAGGAGAGTCTCCCCCCAGCTTATCAAAAGAACTGACCAGCTccttggcaggggtgggggacgTCAGCTTCGACACGGATTCCCAGTTCCCTCTGGATGAACTCAAAATTGACCCTTTGACCTTGGATGGGCTGCACATGCTGAACGACCCAGACATGGTCCTGACCGACCCCGCCACAGAGGACACCTTCCGGATGGATCGGCTGTGA